AGCTGTAGTTAAGAAAACTGCAAGGAAGACAACGAATAAAAAAGCCGAAACGGAAGAATAACTGGTTTTTCGTTTGTGCAACAGTACTAAATTACTATTTATATTTTTGTTAATTAATGTTATAATTTTAGTATTAGATATGAGGAGGGCTTTGAAATGGAAAGAAAAGATGAGAAAAAAGGTATCATCAGACTCAGTGATATCGACAGAAAGGTATTGCTTTCATATTCCAAAAACACGCCGGAAGCGTTGCTTAAGCCCACAATGAATAATACTGCACATAGTGAACCGATAGTAAAGATTCAGTAAGTCTTAACGAAAGAGGCAGGAAGCCGAAAGGTTTCTTACCTCTTTTATTTATTATTTGAATATTGAATTATATAAGACTATATGTTAATATTTATAAGAGGTCATCATGAAGATGGCGTATACAGAGAAGCTTTTGAAGAAAACAAATCCTACTAAGAAAATATGGGCTATGAAGGTCCTCGAGAAGGGGCATTCATAGCTTTTTCTATTTTTGTTTGAGTTTATAGGAGGATGGTAAAAATGCACATACCAGATGGCTATCTGAGCTTGCAAACCAGTATACCCTTTCTGGGAGCTATGGCTCCAATATGGTCTATAGCCTTGAATAAAGTTAAAAAAGTCCTGAGTCTCAAGCAGGTTCCGTTACTGTCCCTGTGTGCCGCTTTTTCCTTTGTAGTTATGATGTTTAATATACCACTGGGGCAAAGCTCGGTTCACGCAATCGGCGCAGTGTTTATTGCGGTATTGCTAGGCCCGTGGGCTGCATGTATTGCTGTATCAATAGCGTTGGTAATTCAAGCTTTTGTTTTTAGTGACGGAGGGATTATAGCGATAGGGGCTAACTGTTTCAATATAGCTTTTATAATGCCATTTGCGGGCTATTACATATATAAAGCGATAGCCGGAAAAGCGGATATTTTATCAAAAAGAAGTATTGTCGGAATATTTATTGGCAGCTATGCAGGAATTAACCTGGCTGCTTTATTTACTGCAGTGGAATTCGGAATACAGCCTATTCTATATAAGACAGCAGAAGGACAACCGCTTTACGGATTTTTTCCTTTGGCGGTATCAGTACCAGTAATGATGTTTGAACACCTTGTTTTTGCTGGACCTGTAGAGGCGGCTGTAACTGTTTCTGCGGTGACCTATCTTGCAAAATTCAGTCCTCAATTGTTTGCTAAAAATGATAATGAAGTCATTGATCAAAGCATTGGTGTTTTTAGAAGGTATAAAGCTTTTATCCTGGCTCTGCTTGTGATGGTAATACTCACGCCTGTGGGTCTTTTTGCTACCGGTACCGCATGGGGTGAATGGGGAAAGGATGAAATTAGAAAGCTTTTGGGGTTTATCCCGGAAGGGATGGATAGACTTGCAGAAAAATGGGATGCATTGATACCCGACTATACAATACCGGGATTGGACAGTAGTTTTTTCAGTTCGTCTATAGGATATATTGTATCTGCGGCTATCGGCATAGTTATGATTTCTGTATTGCTTATTTTATCAGGCAGGTTTATAGTAAAAAAAGGGAACAAGGAAAAACAGGACTAATAATTATCCGTTTATAGGAGAGTTTGAAATTGAAACACGAACAGAGAATATCCCTGCCTGAATGGTTGTCTGATACAAAAGAAAATCATGGGTATGAGTTTGGCCGGGCAGGTATGGGATTCTTACGAAAGACTGTTATCGAAGTATCCAGAATATTTGAAAATGATGTTCTTGCTGAGAGATACGCATCAAAGGGTGGGCTGCTGCAGCATATTGATCCCAGGATAAAGTTTTTTTCTATGCTGTATCTGATAATGTTTTGTGGAATAACGACAAGTATTGCAAAACTGATTGCTCTTGTATGTGTATCATTAATCTTTGCGAAGTTGTCAAACCTCGGAATAACAACTTACATTAAAAGAGTATGGCTTGTTTTGCCGGTCATAGTGCTTATAGTATCTGTGCCTGCAGCCACAAATGTGATACTACCTGGTAAGCCATTATTTTATGTTTACAAAAATTTGGATTTTTTTGTTATGCCTCATCAGCTCTTTTTTTCTGAGGAGGGATTATTGGCTATTATCAGAATGGCGTTGCGCATCGGCTGCTCAGTTTCTTTTGCATATTGCCTGATTATGAGTACAAGGTGGACGATTCTGGTAAAATCTTTAAGAGCGTTAAAGATTCCTATGTTTGTGATAGCAATTCTTGATATGACATATAGATTCATTTTTGTTTTAGTGAGACTTACGGTAGATATTTTTGAAGCCAGATTTCTCAGAACTGTAGGAAGAATAAAAAACAAGGAAAACAGAAATTTTATTGCCAGAAGCATAGCATTTTTGTTTGCAAAGTCAAATCATATGAGCGAAGAAATATATGAAGCCATGGTCTGCAGGGGATATACAGGGGAACCTGTAGCCTTAGGGGACCTTAAACTGTCTGTACAGGATGTAGTCTGGGTTCTTAATATTCTGATTATTAGTGTAATTTTAGCAGCTATATAAGGCTGTAAGTAAAAGTTATTCACCGGGGGAGATGTATGAAATCGAATATGCCTTTATTACAACTAAGTGATGTATGCTTCAACTATCCCCATGAGGACTCTGTTCTCATGGATATCACCTTTAGTATTGGACAGGGGGAAAAAGTATGTATACTGGGGGCGAACGGAAGCGGAAAGTCAACGCTTCTAAAGCTGCTGTGCGGTCTTGTTTCCCCTCAGAAAGGCGAATTTAAAGCCTTTGGCACACATGTTACCGTCAAATCCTTCTCGAAAGATTCTTTTTCAAAGGACTTTCATAGAAAAATAGGGTTTGTATTTCAGAACTCGGATACCCAACTTTTCTGCAGTACAGTAAGGGAAGAGATAGCTTTTGGTCCTTTACAGATGAATATTCCTTACGAGGAGGTTAATAACAGGATAGCTGATGTTTTGGATTTACTGGACATACAGCACCTTAAAGAAAAGACACCCTTCAAGCTAAGCGGCGGTGAAAAGAAAAAGGTTGCGCTGGCTTCCATACTGGTGTTGAATCCTCTGGTACTTATTTTGGACGAACCAACAAACGGACTTGATCCAAAAACCCAAAGGTGGCTTGTAGAACTCTTGACAAATCTAAACAGGACGGGAAAGACCATAATCACTTCAACACATAATCTTGAACTTGTACAGGAGATTTCCGACAGGTGTATAGTTTTTGGAGAAGACCACAGGCTGGCAGCGGATGATTCTACTGAGAAGGTTATGGCTGATATTGATCTCCTTAAAAGGGTTAATATAGTTGATGAATACTATCACAGGCATGGCGATGGCCATCATGCACATTATCATATCCATAACTATTAGGAAAACGGCACACAATTTAACATCAACTACCTTCGTCCTTGCAAATTTTATTAATCCTTGTTATAATATACCCGTAGGGGGTATATTATCCTGATGAAATAAATATTATATTGGGAGGTAATCAATATGTCGGTAAAAGTGTATTCAACACCAACTTGTCCTTGGTGTACTGTCGTCAAAGAATATCTGTCATCAAAAAATATTGCTTATGAAGATATAGATGTTTCAAAAGATAGGAACGCTGCAATGGAAATGGTACAGAAATCAGGTCAAAGGGGAGTTCCTGTCGTGGATATTAACGGTACGGTAGTAGTTGGGTTCGATCAAGGTTCTATCGATATGCTTTTAGGAATAAAGTGAGAGTAATTCACAGAATTACACTATCATTAGTATAATGATAGTGTAATTTTTATTTGGAGGTATAAGATTTGTTTGAAGAGATTGAAATCAGAGCCAGTTTGCCGCAGATAGGATATAAAGCCCCTGATTTTATGGCAAAAACAACCTTTGGAGATATGAAACTATCAGACTTGGCAGGCAGATGGATTGTTATGTTTTCGCATCCGGCTGATTTTACCCCTGCAAAGTCTTAATGATAGAGCAGATAAGTTAATCTTCTTAGCACATAATTACTCATCGGTTGTGCATAAATAAAGTTTTTGATCAATAAAAATAATACTATATGTACAGGATAAAAGCTGTACTGAAATACCCTAATAATTTTAAAATTATGCTTTATAAATAAATTAATAATAATTACTGATAATACGGAAACTAATTGTAAAGGGTAATAATTGTATAACATTACTCCGAAAAGTGTTACAACAGATTGCATAAATATTAGATAATATTTTCCTTCAACTATATAGAAAACTACTACTAAAGCAATTCCATAAACTCCATATTCAAAATCAAATTCATGCGCGACTATCCCCAAAAGAGAAATCATCAAATATTTTAAAAATATATTAATTTTCAAATCATAAACTTTCAAAGCAATAAGCCCTGTCAATAACGTAAAACACACATTAAAATATTCGTTTTCAAACAAAAGCATATAAGGATACTGCGAAACAATTGCCAATACCAATATCCTTAAAGCGTATGCATTAAAGTTACTCGTTTTTTTATATCCATTTGCGATACCCCAAGCAAAAAGTGGAAGTGCCAGCCTGCCGGCAACAGGGAAAATAATGATATTAGGAAAAAATACTTGTCCCATATGGTCTAATATCATTGTCAGCATTGCAATTATTCTAATCATTTAATGCCCTCAAATCACCTAAGAAATACTAATTGAATATAGTTAATATTTTTTGTTTTTTATTAAAAGTAAACCACCCAACTCCTAATTTTTCTGCTTTGTTAGAATTTATACTATGCATGACAATTTCATGAATTAATCCTTCTTGTGGTATTGCGGTAATTACATTTTCATTGTCAAAATATATAATCTGTTCAGTTAATGCTGATGTACTAAAAATACATTTATTATTTATAACGTCAATTATCTTTTTGTTGCTACCATCTTTAGAAATTACAAATATTTTACTATCAAATTGAATTATGTTTTCATATATGCATTCTATATTAATCTTTGTTGTTTGTTTGGAGATTATGGCATGTGTTAGCAACTCGGTAATGTTATCCCGAAAATTTACTTTTTGATATTTAAGTTCTTTATCAATTATTTCAAAGTTTGTAAAGGCAGATTCAAAACCACATTTATCTATTATAAAGCTGCCGGGAATTTCAGTCCCATTCTTAATATGATGTACAAAGCTTTCAATATCAATTAATAAAAGGCTTTCTAATTGGTCATAATAGTCTTTTCTTCCAATCTCCCAAAAGTCCTTTTTTTCAAACCAGCATATGTTTCCTGTTTTAATTAACAAGAACGTGCCGTCATCACTAACCTCAATCCTATCTAGACGCAACATTGTATCATCAATTCCTAGTTTCCCTGGTACAATAAAATGATTTTTGTCTATTGAATCTAATAAAAGTATTTGAGAGTATTGCGGAAGTCCATACTTATGATCTATTTGAGGAATCCTTACAAGAGAATATCTTGAATTTATTCCGTGAATATCCACATGTTTTAACAAGGAATACTGGGTTTCATGCATTTTTGAGATATTAAACTCTAGAGAAAAAATATTTTCTTCAGAAAAATCAAAACAATTAACCTTCTTAAACTGTAAGCATACGGTATCATACTTTTGCTTACTTATAACGTAATACATAGTATCTTTTGTATTTTTATAGCTGGCATTTCGTATATTAGTTTCAAATTTATGATAATCAGTTAATTTTGTAATACTATTATGCTTAATAATTCCTGGTATCCACCCTGAAGGGTCTGATTCTTCATAGTAATTTTCATTATCAAGGTATACTAATGTACCTTCAAAAAAAATATCTGTACCAATTACTTGTTTATCTTTATATCCAGAAATCTTAATACAGTTTACCATTATTTTCGCTCCTATCTCAGCAATTAACAGCCTCTTTACATTATTCTAGTAAGTAGACCTCACATCATTATTAAGGATGTGAAGTCTACTCATTACAATATTAATACCAGCAATGTATACCTTCAATTTTTGCTCCATAAACGTTTATGGGATGATAATGATTCATATATCCGTCTCCGCTGCCATGTGCCATATGCCATATAGGTGTTCCAGCTCCGCCCCTTCTAGCTGCCTGCTCTGCTTTTGCGTCTGTTATTGCAAAAACACTGTAACCAGTTGATACTGCGACAAATGCTGCATTATCGTTAGGATAAGGTCCAGCAATATAAACATCAGTTTTATCTTCATCTAAAGTTGCAGCATAATAATTATATGTATTATTTTTTCTTAATTTTTCTGCAATTTCTGTCGCCGAATAATATATAACTCCTGCAATTGTTATAGTTGCTGCACATGCTAACAAAAACGCCAAAAGTTCAGATAAAGCCCAGGCTAAAGGAATTACTAAAGGTG
The Clostridia bacterium DNA segment above includes these coding regions:
- a CDS encoding conjugal transfer protein TraX; amino-acid sequence: MIRIIAMLTMILDHMGQVFFPNIIIFPVAGRLALPLFAWGIANGYKKTSNFNAYALRILVLAIVSQYPYMLLFENEYFNVCFTLLTGLIALKVYDLKINIFLKYLMISLLGIVAHEFDFEYGVYGIALVVVFYIVEGKYYLIFMQSVVTLFGVMLYNYYPLQLVSVLSVIIINLFIKHNFKIIRVFQYSFYPVHIVLFLLIKNFIYAQPMSNYVLRRLTYLLYH
- the cbiQ gene encoding cobalt ECF transporter T component CbiQ; protein product: MKHEQRISLPEWLSDTKENHGYEFGRAGMGFLRKTVIEVSRIFENDVLAERYASKGGLLQHIDPRIKFFSMLYLIMFCGITTSIAKLIALVCVSLIFAKLSNLGITTYIKRVWLVLPVIVLIVSVPAATNVILPGKPLFYVYKNLDFFVMPHQLFFSEEGLLAIIRMALRIGCSVSFAYCLIMSTRWTILVKSLRALKIPMFVIAILDMTYRFIFVLVRLTVDIFEARFLRTVGRIKNKENRNFIARSIAFLFAKSNHMSEEIYEAMVCRGYTGEPVALGDLKLSVQDVVWVLNILIISVILAAI
- a CDS encoding energy-coupling factor ABC transporter ATP-binding protein produces the protein MKSNMPLLQLSDVCFNYPHEDSVLMDITFSIGQGEKVCILGANGSGKSTLLKLLCGLVSPQKGEFKAFGTHVTVKSFSKDSFSKDFHRKIGFVFQNSDTQLFCSTVREEIAFGPLQMNIPYEEVNNRIADVLDLLDIQHLKEKTPFKLSGGEKKKVALASILVLNPLVLILDEPTNGLDPKTQRWLVELLTNLNRTGKTIITSTHNLELVQEISDRCIVFGEDHRLAADDSTEKVMADIDLLKRVNIVDEYYHRHGDGHHAHYHIHNY
- a CDS encoding glutathione S-transferase N-terminal domain-containing protein: MSVKVYSTPTCPWCTVVKEYLSSKNIAYEDIDVSKDRNAAMEMVQKSGQRGVPVVDINGTVVVGFDQGSIDMLLGIK
- the cbiM gene encoding cobalt transporter CbiM, with the translated sequence MHIPDGYLSLQTSIPFLGAMAPIWSIALNKVKKVLSLKQVPLLSLCAAFSFVVMMFNIPLGQSSVHAIGAVFIAVLLGPWAACIAVSIALVIQAFVFSDGGIIAIGANCFNIAFIMPFAGYYIYKAIAGKADILSKRSIVGIFIGSYAGINLAALFTAVEFGIQPILYKTAEGQPLYGFFPLAVSVPVMMFEHLVFAGPVEAAVTVSAVTYLAKFSPQLFAKNDNEVIDQSIGVFRRYKAFILALLVMVILTPVGLFATGTAWGEWGKDEIRKLLGFIPEGMDRLAEKWDALIPDYTIPGLDSSFFSSSIGYIVSAAIGIVMISVLLILSGRFIVKKGNKEKQD